In a single window of the Elaeis guineensis isolate ETL-2024a chromosome 4, EG11, whole genome shotgun sequence genome:
- the LOC105044221 gene encoding uncharacterized protein — MIGISASPTVETSRCHSALLLPLPSLRTRLPPNLKPRTSLARSGGRRGVRCSSSGPPSPGSGDNDSKAILDAFFLGKAFAEALNERIGSTVGEILSVIGQWQAEQQKQVQDFQEEVIERAKKAKERASLEVMEERGVISKSLRAPSDTATPADSPPSPDPKTEDPFQEMLKD, encoded by the exons ATGATAGGGATCTCTGCCTCTCCGACGGTAGAAACTAGCCGTTGCCATTCCGCTCTTCTCCTCCCGCTCCCATCTCTCAGAACTCGTCTCCCTCCGAACCTAAAGCCCAGGACGAGCCTCGCACGATCCGGTGGCAGACGAGGCGTACGGTGCAGTAGCAGCGGGCCACCAAGCCCGGGTTCAG GTGACAATGATAGCAAAGCTATTCTTGATGCATTTTTCTTGGGCAAAGCTTTCGCAGAAGCACTAAATGAAAGAATAGGATCTACAGTGGGGGAGATCTTGAGTGTGATTGGTCAATGGCAAGCTGAGCAACAAAAGCAAGTCCAAGATTTCCAG GAAGAAGTGATAGAGAGAGCGAAAAAAGCCAAGGAGAGAGCTTCTCTAGAGGTGATGGAAGAACGAGGTGTCATCTCAAAGTCTCTGAGGGCACCTTCGGATACTGCGACTCCAGCTGATTCACCGCCATCTCCGGATCCCAAAACTGAGGATCCTTTCCAAGAGATGTTGAAGGATTAG